A part of Eschrichtius robustus isolate mEscRob2 chromosome 20, mEscRob2.pri, whole genome shotgun sequence genomic DNA contains:
- the PSME3 gene encoding proteasome activator complex subunit 3, translating to MASLLKVDQEVKLKVDSFRERITSEAEDLVANFFPKKLLELDSFLKEPILNIHDLTQIHSDMNLPVPDPILLTNSHDGLDGPTYKKRRLDECEEAFQGTKVFVMPNGMLKSNQQLVDIIEKVKPEIRLLIEKCNTVKMWVQLLIPRIEDGNNFGVSIQEETVAELRTVESEAASYLDQISRYYITRAKLVSKIAKYPHVEDYRRTVTEIDEKEYISLRLIISELRNQYVTLHDMILKNIEKIKRPRSSNAETLY from the exons ATGGCCTCGTTGCTGAAGGTGGATCAGGAAGTGAAGCTCAAG gTTGATTCTTTCAGGGAGCGGATCACAAGTGAG GCAGAAGACTTGGTGGCaaattttttcccaaagaaattGTTAGAACTTGATAGTTTTTTGAAG GAACCAATCCTAAACATCCATGACCTAACTCAGATCCACTCAGACATGAATCTCCCAGTCCCTGACCCCATTCTTCTCACCAATAGCCATGATGGACTGGACGGT CCCACTTACAAGAAGCGAAGATTGGATGAATGCGAAGAGGCCTTCCAGG GAACCAAGGTGTTCGTGATGCCCAATGGGATGCTAAAAAGCAACCAGCAGCTGGTGGACATTATTGAAAAAGTGAAGCCTGAGATCCGGCTGCTGATCGAGAAATGCAACACG GTCAAAATGTGGGTACAACTTCTGATTCCTAGGATAGAAGATGGGAACAACTTTGGGGTGTCCATTCAG GAGGAGACAGTTGCAGAACTAAGAACTGTTGAGAGTGAAGCTGCATCTTATCTGGACCAGATATCTAG atATTATATTACAAGAGCCAAATTGGTTTCTAAAATAGCTAAATATCCCCATGTG GAGGACTATCGCCGCACCGTGACAGAGATTGATGAGAAAGAATATATCAGCCTTCGGCTCATCATATCAGAGCTAAGGAATCAATAT GTCACTCTACATGACATGATCCTGAAAAATATCGAGAAGATCAAACGGCCCCGGAGCAGCAATGCAGAGACACTGTACtga
- the AOC2 gene encoding amine oxidase [copper-containing] 2 isoform X1, with product MNLKVVLVFLALSLITVFALAYVLLTSQGSSSQPPRCPSVSYSAQPWTHPGQSQLFADLSREELTAVMSFLTQKLGPGLVDAAQAHPFDNCVFSVELQLPPKAAALAYLDRGSPPPAREALAIVFFGGQPQPNVTELVVGPLPHPSYLRDVTVERHGGPLPYHRRPVLGTESAQMWKHLKEVELPKAPVFLASVFNYSGSTLAALHATPRGLRSGDRATWIALYHNISGVGIFLHPVGLELLLDHRALDPARWAVQQVFYLGRYYADLGQLEWEFKAGQLEVVRVPLPLPVGASSLRSRVSPGPLPPLQFSPQGSRYSVQGNLVASSLWTFAFGHGVFSGMRIFDVRFKGERVAYEVSVQECVSIYGADSPKTMMTRYLDSSYGLGLHSRGLVRGVDCPYQSTMVDIHVLVGKGAVQLLPGAVCVFEEAQGLPLRRHHNHLQSHFYGGLAGSALVVRSVSSVGNYDYIWDFVLHPNGALEGRVHATGYINTAFLSGGEESLLFGNRVGERVLGAVHTHAFHFKLDLDVAGLKNWVVAEDVVFKPVAAPWSPEHQLQRPQLTRQVLGREDLTAFFLGNPLPRYLYLASNQTNSWGHQRGYRIQIHSPLGIHMPLDSDMERALSWGRYQLVVTRRKEEESQSSSIYYQNDIWTPTTAFADFINNETLLGEDLVAWVTASFLHIPHAEDVPNTVTLGNRVGFLLRPYNFFDEDPSIFSPGSVYFEKGQDAGLCSVNHVACIPHLAACVPDLPPFSYQDL from the exons ATGAATCTCAAGGTAGTCCTCGTGTTCCTGGCACTGTCCCTCATTACCGTCTTTGCCCTGGCCTATGTCTTGCTGACCAGCCAAGGTAGCTCCAGCCAGCCTCCCCGCTGCCCCTCTGTATCCTACAGTGCCCAGCCCTGGACACACCCTGGCCAGAGCCAGCTGTTTGCAGACCTGAGCCGAGAAGAGCTGACGGCTGTGATGAGCTTTCTGACCCAGAAGCTGGGGCCAGGCCTGGTGGATGCAGCTCAGGCCCACCCCTTCGACAACTGCGTCTTCTCAGTGGAGCTGCAGCTGCCCCCCAAGGCTGCAGCCCTGGCCTACCTGGACAGGGGGAGCCCCCCGCCTGCCCGGGAAGCACTGGCCATCGTTTTCTTTGGTGGACAACCCCAGCCCAATGTGACTGAGCTGGTAGTGGGGCCGCTGCCGCACCCCTCCTACCTGCGGGATGTGACTGTGGAGCGTCACGGGGGCCCCCTGCCCTATCACCGACGCCCCGTGCTGGGAACTGAGTCTGCCCAGATGTGGAAGCATTTGAAAGAGGTGGAGCTCCCCAAGGCACCAGTCTTCCTGGCTTCTGTCTTCAACTACAGTGGCTCCACTTTGGCAGCTCTGCACGCCACCCCTCGTGGCTTGCGCTCAGGGGACCGTGCTACCTGGATAGCCCTCTACCATAACATCTCAGGTGTTGGGATTTTCCTTCACCCTGTGGGGCTCGAGCTACTGCTGGACCACAGGGCCCTGGACCCTGCCCGCTGGGCTGTCCAGCAGGTCTTCTACCTTGGGCGCTACTATGCAGACTTGGGTCAGTTGGAATGGGAGTTTAAGGCTGGCCAGCTGGAAGTGGTTAGAGTTCCTCTACCCCTGCCAGTTGGGGCCTCATCGCTGCGATCGCGGGTCTCCCCAGGTCCTCTTCCCCCTCTTCAGTTCTCACCTCAGGGTTCCCGGTACAGTGTGCAAGGGAACCTAGTGGCGTCCTCCCTTTGGACGTTTGCCTTTGGCCATGGGGTGTTCAGTGGCATGAGGATTTTTGATGTTCGGTTCAAGGGTGAGCGAGTGGCCTATGAAGTCAGTGTCCAGGAGTGTGTGTCTATCTATGGTGCCGATTCACCCAAGACAATGATGACCCGATACCTGGATAGCAGCTATGGACTTGGCCTTCACAGCCGGGGCTTGGTGCGGGGAGTGGACTGCCCCTATCAGTCTACCATGGTGGACATCCACGTATTAGTGGGCAAAGGGGCAGTCCAGCTGCTCccgggggctgtgtgtgtgtttgaggagGCCCAGGGACTACCCCTCCGCAGGCACCACAATCACCTTCAGAGTCATTTCTATGGTGGTTTGGCTGGCTCGGCCCTTGTAGTCAGGTCTGTGTCCTCTGTAGGCAACTATGACTACATTTGGGACTTTGTATTGCACCCAAATGGGGCGCTTGAAGGGCGGGTCCATGCCACGGGCTACATCAACACAGCTTTCCTGAGCGGGGGCGAGGAGAGCCTCCTCTTTGGGAACCGCGTTGGGGAGCGAGTGCTGGGGGCGGTGCACACGCATGCCTTCCACTTCAAGCTGGACCTGGATGTGGCAG GGCTGAAAAACTGGGTGGTAGCTGAAGACGTGGTGTTTAAACCTGTGGCAGCCCCTTGGAGTCCGGAGCACCAACTGCAGCGCCCACAGCTGACTCGGCAGGTCCTGGGAAGGGAGGACCTGACAGCTTTTTTCTTGGGGAACCCCCTTCCCCGCTACCTTTACTTGGCTAGCAACCAGACTAATTCCTGGGGTCACCAGCGCGGGTACCGAATCCAGATCCACAGCCCTCTTGGCATACACATGCCCCTGGACAGCGACATGGAGAGGGCCCTCAgctgggggag ATACCAGCTTGTGGTGACccggaggaaggaggaggagtcaCAGAGCAGCAGCATCTATTACCAGAATGACATCTGGACACCCACTACGGCCTTTGCTGACTTCATCAACAATGAGACCCTCTTAGGAGAG GACCTGGTGGCTTGGGTTACAGCCAGCTTCCTGCACATCCCCCACGCTGAGGATGTCCCCAACACAGTGACTCTGGGGAACAGAGTTGGCTTCTTGCTCCGACCCTATAACTTCTTTGATGAGGACCCCTCCATCTTCTCCCCTGGCAGCGTCTACTTTGAGAAGGGCCAGGATGCTGGGCTCTGCAGTGTCAATCATGTGGCCTGCATCCCCCACCTGGCGGCCTGTGTGCCGGACCTGCCCCCTTTCTCTTACCAAGACTTGTAG
- the AOC2 gene encoding amine oxidase [copper-containing] 2 isoform X2, whose protein sequence is MNLKVVLVFLALSLITVFALAYVLLTSQGSSSQPPRCPSVSYSAQPWTHPGQSQLFADLSREELTAVMSFLTQKLGPGLVDAAQAHPFDNCVFSVELQLPPKAAALAYLDRGSPPPAREALAIVFFGGQPQPNVTELVVGPLPHPSYLRDVTVERHGGPLPYHRRPVLGTESAQMWKHLKEVELPKAPVFLASVFNYSGSTLAALHATPRGLRSGDRATWIALYHNISGVGIFLHPVGLELLLDHRALDPARWAVQQVFYLGRYYADLGQLEWEFKAGQLEVVRVPLPLPVGASSLRSRVSPGPLPPLQFSPQGSRYSVQGNLVASSLWTFAFGHGVFSGMRIFDVRFKGERVAYEVSVQECVSIYGADSPKTMMTRYLDSSYGLGLHSRGLVRGVDCPYQSTMVDIHVLVGKGAVQLLPGAVCVFEEAQGLPLRRHHNHLQSHFYGGLAGSALVVRSVSSVGNYDYIWDFVLHPNGALEGRVHATGYINTAFLSGGEESLLFGNRVGERVLGAVHTHAFHFKLDLDVAGLKNWVVAEDVVFKPVAAPWSPEHQLQRPQLTRQVLGREDLTAFFLGNPLPRYLYLASNQTNSWGHQRGYRIQIHSPLGIHMPLDSDMERALSWGRSK, encoded by the exons ATGAATCTCAAGGTAGTCCTCGTGTTCCTGGCACTGTCCCTCATTACCGTCTTTGCCCTGGCCTATGTCTTGCTGACCAGCCAAGGTAGCTCCAGCCAGCCTCCCCGCTGCCCCTCTGTATCCTACAGTGCCCAGCCCTGGACACACCCTGGCCAGAGCCAGCTGTTTGCAGACCTGAGCCGAGAAGAGCTGACGGCTGTGATGAGCTTTCTGACCCAGAAGCTGGGGCCAGGCCTGGTGGATGCAGCTCAGGCCCACCCCTTCGACAACTGCGTCTTCTCAGTGGAGCTGCAGCTGCCCCCCAAGGCTGCAGCCCTGGCCTACCTGGACAGGGGGAGCCCCCCGCCTGCCCGGGAAGCACTGGCCATCGTTTTCTTTGGTGGACAACCCCAGCCCAATGTGACTGAGCTGGTAGTGGGGCCGCTGCCGCACCCCTCCTACCTGCGGGATGTGACTGTGGAGCGTCACGGGGGCCCCCTGCCCTATCACCGACGCCCCGTGCTGGGAACTGAGTCTGCCCAGATGTGGAAGCATTTGAAAGAGGTGGAGCTCCCCAAGGCACCAGTCTTCCTGGCTTCTGTCTTCAACTACAGTGGCTCCACTTTGGCAGCTCTGCACGCCACCCCTCGTGGCTTGCGCTCAGGGGACCGTGCTACCTGGATAGCCCTCTACCATAACATCTCAGGTGTTGGGATTTTCCTTCACCCTGTGGGGCTCGAGCTACTGCTGGACCACAGGGCCCTGGACCCTGCCCGCTGGGCTGTCCAGCAGGTCTTCTACCTTGGGCGCTACTATGCAGACTTGGGTCAGTTGGAATGGGAGTTTAAGGCTGGCCAGCTGGAAGTGGTTAGAGTTCCTCTACCCCTGCCAGTTGGGGCCTCATCGCTGCGATCGCGGGTCTCCCCAGGTCCTCTTCCCCCTCTTCAGTTCTCACCTCAGGGTTCCCGGTACAGTGTGCAAGGGAACCTAGTGGCGTCCTCCCTTTGGACGTTTGCCTTTGGCCATGGGGTGTTCAGTGGCATGAGGATTTTTGATGTTCGGTTCAAGGGTGAGCGAGTGGCCTATGAAGTCAGTGTCCAGGAGTGTGTGTCTATCTATGGTGCCGATTCACCCAAGACAATGATGACCCGATACCTGGATAGCAGCTATGGACTTGGCCTTCACAGCCGGGGCTTGGTGCGGGGAGTGGACTGCCCCTATCAGTCTACCATGGTGGACATCCACGTATTAGTGGGCAAAGGGGCAGTCCAGCTGCTCccgggggctgtgtgtgtgtttgaggagGCCCAGGGACTACCCCTCCGCAGGCACCACAATCACCTTCAGAGTCATTTCTATGGTGGTTTGGCTGGCTCGGCCCTTGTAGTCAGGTCTGTGTCCTCTGTAGGCAACTATGACTACATTTGGGACTTTGTATTGCACCCAAATGGGGCGCTTGAAGGGCGGGTCCATGCCACGGGCTACATCAACACAGCTTTCCTGAGCGGGGGCGAGGAGAGCCTCCTCTTTGGGAACCGCGTTGGGGAGCGAGTGCTGGGGGCGGTGCACACGCATGCCTTCCACTTCAAGCTGGACCTGGATGTGGCAG GGCTGAAAAACTGGGTGGTAGCTGAAGACGTGGTGTTTAAACCTGTGGCAGCCCCTTGGAGTCCGGAGCACCAACTGCAGCGCCCACAGCTGACTCGGCAGGTCCTGGGAAGGGAGGACCTGACAGCTTTTTTCTTGGGGAACCCCCTTCCCCGCTACCTTTACTTGGCTAGCAACCAGACTAATTCCTGGGGTCACCAGCGCGGGTACCGAATCCAGATCCACAGCCCTCTTGGCATACACATGCCCCTGGACAGCGACATGGAGAGGGCCCTCAgctgggggag ATCCAAGTAG